A stretch of DNA from Anaeromicrobium sediminis:
CGTTATACACTAACCATGTTGGACCTTCAGCTTCAAGGATAGGTTCAGCTTTAATATCAAGAATTCCGCCTTGAAGGGGAATTAGAAGTGCTTCAATTACTCCCATTCCTTGATAAAGTTTTCCTTGTCTATCACCAAGAGATATATTTCTTGCAACAGCTTTTGCATGACTTTCTGATGCACCAGCAGCCTGCCATAATCTCCTGTAACAAAACTCAAGAAAATCTGCATTCATTTTTAATAGTTTTGACATTTTTCATTCTCCTTTGTTATTTGATTAACATCACTATACATAGTAATAGTTACTTATGTAAAAATGGTAAAACAATAACGTAGGTCATGGTCAAGAAAAAGTTTAAAACAAATTAAATTAATATATAATATTGTAAAGGAGGAGTGGTTATTATGAAAAAAGAAAGGGAATATCTTATAAGTGACTTTGCCAAAATGTTCAATATAACAAAGAGAACTTTGCAGTACTACGATAAAATAGACCTCCTAAAACCTGCATATGTTAAGGAAAATGGATATCGCATTTATGGCGAAAATGAGTTGGGAAAATTAATAGAAATCCTCATATGGAAAAATATTGGACTAGAAAGTGATCACATAAAAAAGATTTTTAAGGATAAAACAAAAGAGAATATATCAAATATATTAGAGGAAGCTGAAGAAAAAATTAATGAGGAAATTAGACGGATACAGTATATAAAGGAAAATATAGAAGTGATGAAATCAAATATTAATACTAGAACTAATTCATATGATGGAATTCAAATTAAGGAGCTAGAAGAAAGGATTAGTGTAGAGATAATTTCTAAGGGATTCAATCTTAATCAACTAGAAGAAATTATGGCAGAAGGGACGGAAATCCTAAAGAAAACAATAGCTGAAAGAATTCCATTTATTGAATTTGGACTTATATTTAACAAAGATGCAGTAATATCTGAAAATTATACTAAATATAAAGGATTTTACTATTCAATTCCATATAACTATAAAAGGAAAGACACAATCTTAATGAAAAAAGGAAAGTATATATGCCAGTGGTATGAAGGAAAAATAGATGGAATACCAAATGTGATTATGAATTTAATGGCCTGGATAAATTCTAAGGGCTATGATATTACTGGGTATATTTTGTACTCAGAATCATTTAGTTCCTTGTATCATGATGATTACGAATATACTTATGGAGAAATCCAAATATTAATCAGGGAAAATGAATAAGTAATTCATATATGAAGAAAAGTTGAGCGTATTGACGATGATTTCAGAAATTTGGTACAATATGGATATAAGTGTAAAATTACAAATGAACATGGCTTTTTTTTATTTGGAATTATAAATTTTCAATAGAGATAGTGGGGGGACATATGAATATTAATACATTTAGCAAAGTCATATATAAAAAAATAGGTACATTCACATCCATAAATGACATATACTATGGTAGTCACAGAATATGTACAGAATTTGCCACAGGGAATGTATATAGGCACAAAATAAAGAAACACTATACTATATCAATAGACAATAGTAAATATAAAGACATACCTATGGAAAAGACATCTCTAGTGGGGAATTGTGTGTTTCATACTAATGATAAGGATCTTATTTTGTATAATAATAAACTAGAGAATTGGACTTATAATGTGGGAATAACTAGGGAATATAAGAAATCCATATTTAATGGAATAACATTTTTAAATGGAATATTAGATAAGGTCTATGAGATGGATTATGTAAAGATGCAAAAGATTAACTATTGTGCAGGTTTATATGAAACAAAGTATTACCAACAAATTGGAGAAAATGTGAATAGGAGTGAGCCACTTTTCTTAAATGCCATACTCGTAGATATCTACAACAGATATAATGAAACAACCTATTCATACATAGAAGAAGTATTTTCTGATAAGAATTTTTGGAATGTGATAACAAGCTTGAAGAAATTTGAAGGTATAAGTTTAGGAGCACAACTTAAATTAGAAGGAAGTGATCAGGTATATAAGGAATATCCTTGGTATTCAGTACTTAAAGATATGACCCTTCCAAAAGTAACTATAGAACTTTTAAATGAGAGCAAAACAAACTAAATATAGGTAATGTATAAAGTTTTGTGTAGAAGGTATTTCTAAATGAGTAAGAATTAAGGAGATATTTTTTAAACAAAACTTTTTTAGTTACTAGAGAATTATAAATTTTGAAAACTGTAGATAAGTAAATAACTAAGCATACAACGTATGCCTTTTTTATATTATTTCTTTCTTAGTAAGCACATACAGAATAATAAATCCTACTATTATAAACACAACGGTAAATATAGCTTCATAAAGTAAATTCATATTCTTTCACTCCCTTAATAAATTTTTATTATATTTAAGCATAGTATTCTCAAATAGTAACAAAATAATATATGAATATAAACGGGAGTTGATTTTAATGAAATTATATTTAGAGATTATAATTCAGACATTTTTAGCATTTTTCTCCATATTATTTATTACTAGACTTTTAGGAAGACAGCAGGTATCCCAGTTAGCCTTTCATGATTATATAAACGGTATAACTTTTGGCTCAATAGCGGCAACATTGGCAACTGACCTTGAGAATAGAACAATGCAGCATTTTCTTGGACTCATCTTATTTGGCATACTTACATGGTTAATTTCAAGTATTTCTTTAAAAAATAGAAGTTTTAGAAAAGTAGTAGAAGGAGAGCCTGTATTAATTATACAGAATGGTAAGATATTGGAAAAGAACTTAAAGCGAGTTAGATATAATATTGATGAACTTAATATACTTCTGAGGCAGAATGATTGTTTATCCCCAGAAGACATTGAATATGGGTTATTAGAGGCAAATGGAAAGCTAAGTGTATTTAAAAAAAGTGATAAAAATACAGTAACACTAGGAGACTTAAATATAATATCTAAAGTTGAAAGCATACCTACGGAAATAATTATAGGAGGGCAAATTATATACGAGAATTTAAGAAAAAGAAAATTAAGTGGTAAAGATCTAATAAGTAAACTTAAAGGTAATGGGGTAAAGAGAATTGAAGAAGTTATGTATGCAACTATAGATGAAGACGGCAACATGTATGTTGATAAATATGAAGATAAATTACAAGACAAGGTGGATTTTAGTGAAAACAATAAAGACGTATAAAGAATAAAATAGAGTAGGTGTATCTTAGGACTTTAATAGACAGACTTAGTATAAGTATTTAAGAATTTGCTAATAATGACAAAGTATGAAAAATTAGTTGGAGGTACTATATGTCAGTGAAAGTCG
This window harbors:
- a CDS encoding MerR family transcriptional regulator, which codes for MKKEREYLISDFAKMFNITKRTLQYYDKIDLLKPAYVKENGYRIYGENELGKLIEILIWKNIGLESDHIKKIFKDKTKENISNILEEAEEKINEEIRRIQYIKENIEVMKSNINTRTNSYDGIQIKELEERISVEIISKGFNLNQLEEIMAEGTEILKKTIAERIPFIEFGLIFNKDAVISENYTKYKGFYYSIPYNYKRKDTILMKKGKYICQWYEGKIDGIPNVIMNLMAWINSKGYDITGYILYSESFSSLYHDDYEYTYGEIQILIRENE
- a CDS encoding YetF domain-containing protein encodes the protein MKLYLEIIIQTFLAFFSILFITRLLGRQQVSQLAFHDYINGITFGSIAATLATDLENRTMQHFLGLILFGILTWLISSISLKNRSFRKVVEGEPVLIIQNGKILEKNLKRVRYNIDELNILLRQNDCLSPEDIEYGLLEANGKLSVFKKSDKNTVTLGDLNIISKVESIPTEIIIGGQIIYENLRKRKLSGKDLISKLKGNGVKRIEEVMYATIDEDGNMYVDKYEDKLQDKVDFSENNKDV